ttgtttgaattatcaactatagatattttttggttgtaagtcattctgttgtaaatgcaactatattgttaaaaattaaaaccataatttttgggtggaaatactctttttgtttttaaaattaaataatttcgttaaagttcatgtatttttttggaattttaccttttttagtagaaatttaatctttttggttgaaaatgtatcatttttggtcaaaaatgcaattttttggttaaaacatgttgatcaaaaattcaccttttcccttgaaaattgaacaattttgttgaaaatttgtttttctttcttgttcaattcaattttttagcacagtttatATAtggaaattgtaatattccatttttggttaaaactttatcctgtacattgtattagttaaaacaccaattatttgatagaagattaatttattttgttgaaaagtaaaattttcggttgaaaattgatttattatgttaattagattttttgaagcttcatcattttagttaaagactgaaaaacaactgttttgtgaaaaaattttctttttggatgagttcaacagtatttaataaaaaatttaagcctttttttgttgaagattcataattttaaatgaaaatgcatctccttcgttaaaaatttaaggatttggttgaaacttcgttttttttttgttgaaaatgaaactgttttattacaccattcgattttcaaaattgtcaattcgtaaataagacttttgagtttggatttacagtctgtcaagttaaagcgtgggtggctttactcgcagtcggtaaggtgtatcgacatgattttggtgtcaaaatattaagaagagctccctcNNNNNNNNNNNNNNNNNNNNNNNNNNNNNNNNNNNNNNNNNNNNNNNNNNNNNNNNNNNNNNNNNNNNNNNNNNNNNNNNNNNNNNNNNNNNNNNNNNNNcatgaaataacataacctcaaaatatacgcatatcaagaggcgcgcgatctattcaagtcatgagaatcgtcagcatcgaaatctggaaatattaaaatcccgaACTCCTGCCtttatttcaaagtagttagcagatagatatataaatagaatcgccgaagtgttccgaccggcaatcgtgcaccttcgagttttcaaattcagaagaggagaaatgggttgcgtgcgcaactcagtcatttacagcgtctcccactatattcacacggacatagccctgtatAGTATTAGAcaacatctcgtttcagatctgggatcactgctactGCCATGGCGAGTGTTCGCGACACCTTAATTTATAAAACAGTAAGCACTACTactaaataatagtaataataatgataataaaaccaccctaccgaaggtgttccgcgttgatgtcgtgGTAGGGCTTGCGGTTTCCTCTCATAACTTTGACGGTTATGTTGGCGGTAGAATTGTTACTgatagggtttcccatgccaaataggctgataacgaagaggagaggaaCTAAGTAGAACAcgaaaacccataaatgaaaaatggagagcatattaaagattttgaaacgcttgtcgcttcccgggGATCACCGGGGCGCCCCTGTAGATACAGCTggaggccacagcatgcgggacggtggcgatggtgagctgcgggATGTTCaagcagatctcactaatcaaacagctggccagcaagaacattgcggcaaacggtaagcagtggatcatcaactgtgcctgctaagGCTGCTTtagctagcgttagctatttgcagttAACCACCTCAaaagaaataccgtgggagagcaaaAATTTGGATAACACAATGAAAGAGAAATTGGTACATCTCTATTACATAAGTgcgaattttgaaacgaaaatgaaaaaagaatacaaCTTAAGAAcggatggtagctctaagaaagcatccagaggtgactgttttcCCCTTAAACGCTCATGGCCGCTCGTAATTTCATACCTGCAACATCATCGCAAGAGGTTTCAAgcatcatattaaattatttgaattaacataTAATaatctaatctcatcagtcacttgactcaggccgtggctatgatgtataaccgggttcagatgagtaaaagtttaataaaacatatagtaataataatatgatGGCAGTcccgtaatggctcagagagaatatacgcacagacataatgatgtagcgggcattatacatcaacaacttgccctaagccTAGGACTCTTAAGAGAATGGACGTCCTTccatagatacattccaattcccgttttagaaagcgaagattacatctaatattggaatgttactatccaaatggatcattacctccgggccaatcgacctgacatcgtgatgcgagaacaAAAAGgtagaagagtctacatcatcgacatggCTTGTCCGCTTAAGTGAAATTTGTAGTCAaactatacaaccaagatccacaagtatagtgacttaaggcatgaagtaaatacCAGACGGAGGAATGTGAgacatgcatctattcatcccattttgatttcggctacaggcaatgtgcacgcaaaatgcactgaacatcttgaatatttaggaGTCAATAGGGTATTGGCGGCAGCTCAAAAGTCGGTTGTATTAagcacctgtcgcattgtaagaaactttcttgaccatcaggaagtgagcgactaaaaaccgGTGGAGTGGCAAacggtagctctaagaaagcatctagGGTGACGGTTGCCActtccaaagctcgtggccgctcatAATTGTGTGCCTACACCATCAtcacaggaggtttcaagcatcgtattaaattagttgttttaatttataacattcaaatctcatcagtcacttgacttagttcgtggctgtgatgtataaccgggttcacccgcgtataagtttattaaaaataataattattattattataattatgtaattatatattatataattgtaatattacAGATTAATTTTACAGATTACTCTGTGTTGGACACTCGTGCGCATGAGGCTATAATGGAATATATTCTAGTAAACCAATCCCAAGTCACCATACGCAAAAATGGTGCGATTCCTAAAATCCAAGAAATAGGGAACTCATGGAACCAGGTCGGAAATCGTTTCTCAGATCAATTGGATGAGCCGCGAATTGAATACAACCTGAACGATGGTGGGATAAAAACGGTTTCTCAGAAAGGTTCTTCGACGAGACCTGAACAATTTTCAGACTATAGCTGGGCTAATAGAACATTAATCCCATGTTTCCTTAACACGCCCACCTATCAGGGAGACGCTACTAATCCTCTAGTTTCTAATAGAACCACTATTTACGGTGCCTTATCAGCGATCGGTGGTTTCTATCTGAATCATTTCTTTCAACAGTTTTCGCAGAGCATTACGTATGGGTCGTATGGCCCGGGCCACCAAAATTCGGAGGGGGCAGGTCGTGAAATCATTGCTGGAAGACCTCCCGTAAGTAATACCCCTCTTCCAAGGCGAAATAAAACTTTTCCGCACAACCAAAAGTATATAacgccaaaataaaatcactaatgtgtcaacACGGTTTTTTTACCATATAtctaagcttggttcatgacgttttgaatgtcaaaatcgaccagcacttactGCTGGAGCCATCTATTGGCAAACAGAGGGAACTTAGTTGTGCTactaaagaagttagaagataaatttaaaattaaaaaaagataatttttcaagaaaaaaatgtcacaaaaattgttcaattttcatctttagaaacgaattttaaactgacacaataagcattaaaccaaaaatggactagttaaacttttagataaaaaattgaatttaaaataaactttttaactaaaaaagattaacatttaacaaataatggaaccattaaatttgcagttacattttcagttaaaatcaattatcaaccccaaaaaaccaaagtttcaaaaaaaatatttaaagtttgaagcagaaaatcgaattttcaaacaaataatttaattttaaaaccaataatttcccacagaaattaaaaattttattaattaattttaaaacaacaaaaaaaaacgaatttttaacaaaatagataaattttcaaagaaaaacggttgcattatcattttaaaaaataaatttacaaccaaaaatttggtatcaaaatagtttaattttcaaaaaaatacatgaactttcaaccatgttatacgaaagaaaagaagttttatcaaaacatgcgttttcaaccaagaaaatgaatttttaattaaaatagatgaatttttaaaccaggagaataaatttctaccaaaaaagatacatttttaacagagaatggtcaatttttagtataagaaaatatttttttaactaaagaaaatcgaatagcttaaaaaaaacttcaacaaaattgttaaatgttcaactttaaaaatgaatattaacattaaaaaataagtatttaaccaaaaatagaatagttacattttcttataaaaaatttaattttctgcaaaatagtttaattttcgatgtaaacatgaattgtcaactgaaaaatatttagaataacaaaaatcgaattgaaaacagaatagttaagtttttaaacatatagctggatttttaattaaaaaagatacatttttaccaaaaatagaatggaatgaattctgaaagaaaattgaaaaaagaacaccaattttttattaatttgtaacaattttaaaaggggtgtaaaagagtgtgtagaatttttttgcaattttaccatgttatatagagttttagaaaaaataaagaacttaattcttaactagccttctcgcgcaattttgttgcacaattttttttaaagtttattttggttaaaaaaatgtgctttcccaTTTGAGTAAGTTCAGggcatatttaaaatttctgaaacgattaaaaatttactaaaacctctaacaatttgttaagaattttgtatggcTTCACTGAcaaccattttatacaaaaaaaaaaaaaaaattttatcagaaaatgcattttcaaccaaagtaattaatttttaattaaaatagatgaatttctaacaacaagcataattttctaccaaaacagattaatttttaactgggaaaagtcaattttcaaggaaaaataaaacaacacattttcaacaaaattgttaaattttcaaataaaaaaaaaatattgaaccaaaaatgatactacttaaattttcagcataaggaaattattttgtaaccaaaaaatatcgactttttaactaaaattttaaattttgaaccaaaaaatcaattttcaaacaagaagaatcattttctattagaaaaggatgtattttcaactgaaatttttttgtttaaattttaacaaaatcattaagttttcaactttaaaaatgaatattaaaagtaaaaaaaagtatttaaccaaaaatagaatagttacattttcagataaaaaacttaattttccgcaaaataattttaattttcgatgtgagaaatgaattttcaactgaaaaacattttgtatcagaaaaaaaaacaattgaatttaaggcaaattagttaaatttttaaagatatagttgtatttgcaattaaaaaagataaattgtgaaccATAAATGGAATGGATCGAATtctggaagaaaattgaaaaagaacacaaatttttttattatttcgtaaaacttctaaaaagggtgtaaaagagtgtgtcgtaaaattttgcaattttttcatgttatataattttagaaaaaataagaagttaaattcttattaagctctcttgcataattttgttgaacaatttttgttttacgtttatgttgatttaaaaattatgcttttaaatttgagtaagttaaatagaaattcagaaattttgaaacgatataaaaataataaaaaattgcaacagtTTGTTAAGGACTTTTTacggtttcacgaaaatgaacaaaaaaatttttaggttcctaggaataattaaaataattttttatttcaaaaaattaattttaagagatcattttaaaacattttaaaaagaatctgaaaaatttttaaggcaatttttgttcaattttgcagaattaaatgaaaatcaggaataatttgaataatttttaaagattagaaaaatataattatttccctattatttgttttaaaacttgtaattattttgcattaaaaaatgtaatttataggaaagttaaaaaggtttctaaatatataaaaggatttcataaaatttaaaagaatagtgtagaagattttaaagcagacTGTTTCACTTTgttaagattcataaattaaaaacaaaaaaatggagtaaatttaagaattatttagaataatggaagagattcaaatataatttttaacttggaTTCTGttcgaaatttagatttttagagatttcgaaaataaaattcggaaactttaaaggaattccgaaagatttcatgaagataaaattatttttcttaaaattcctgggaaaaacttagaagattaaaagtcacttttttcattttgaatgaattttcgaaattttaaagaaaaatgttagtcagttaaaaatatgttggaaaatttaagtggcttttaatgtattagaaatattaaaaagcttgcaaacgtttccgaaaatttatcaaatatttcttgatttcttccaaatttctaaatgttctaaacatcttttaagaaCGCTCGAATTTTTCCAAGTATTAAGTCCCAatataaaatccaaattttggggattttaaaagaaaaagccGAAAAGTTATTAACCTGACCTCATATATGCTTCTTAAGGGGGGGGGGTTAAGGGATAACGggtgaaaaaaaaacatcttttttacgaatttttttagcGATACGGTTAAAGTAAATATATTCAAATGTTTTGCATATTATAAAGCATCATTTGAacaatattctgtaatttttttgtggaaaaatatcgAGAAATAAGCCGGTGACGGAGCATTTTCGAGGAGCCCTTCGGAAAAAGATGATTTGTGGTGGCCACTATATCTCAGCGTAgaattatctgaaatcaaaaaaccaaactttttttgttaaaacataagTTTTTCCTCCCCCAACGGtctccttttatttattttttcatttacaaatttctGGTGgtcatttgaagtcaaaattgcgatttttcacgaaaaattccgCCATTTTGTAGCTGTAAAACcccttaatgtaaaaaaaaaaagaaaccggAACCGTTGGGGCGggtattttatatgtaaaaagtGTGTGCAAAATTTGAGAAAGATAGGTGCAGTAGTTTTTGAATGACGATGGACACGGACTTTGAAAatgtggtttcgagaaaaacacgtttaaagttttaaaccccgaaaaagtgaggaaaaaaattattttttttacttacaacGAATCATCGATTCCAGCGCCATAAAGTATATTGTCTGCAGCAATTTCGTTGTCCAGAGCTTCTTTTCTTTCAAGTCTACGTTGAATTCTGGCTTCTTTAGTCTGCTGTTCAGTTTTCTTTTCGGCCCTGGCAATACGACAGCTGTCCTGCAACCTTGCATATTCGTGAGCGCTTGGTCCAACACTGATTCCCATGTCATTCATAAAAGTCAGCAGAGCACCAGTACCTTCATTGAATGTGCTTGCAGCTACATAGGCGGccaattcaactatatttttgctACCTGACAATTTTTTTGGTGCTATTTTCCAGATAAGTTGGTTCAGGCTTTCATTGTTGTTTTGCGTAAATCTTCCAAGGCACCTCTCAAGAAGTCGATACGTTTCGCAGTTAGTTTACCTTTGCCGCCAAGCACTTTACTTCTTCTCTTTTTTCCAGCATTTTTCCCTGATTTAATTACTTTGTCCTCAACAGTATTTTTCACTAAATCACGTAGACGTGTGCCCATCCTTTTTTGTACGTGTCCCacgcattcttttttatttacggTAAAATTTTCGCCATAAGGTTTAGCTTTGACCAAATTACCGTAAGTCTTACTGTCTCCATCTCCAACATAGTCACCAATCTTTGCACCATACTTTTCTTCTGAACGGCGAAACATTTCTACCAATGCACCTGCTTCCATATTTCCAGAAGGTTCTGTGTGATTTGCTGTACATTCGTCTTTGCTTACATGCTCTTCGTGCCACTCTTCAAATTCTGCAGTAGTTAACTTTTTTCCCAGAGTTTACATAGTTGACAGTATAGACTACTTACAAAAATATCTATTACTTTTCCAGTCCAGTAGCCAATCAAAGAAGTTACACCAAATAGAGAACTAAATACTTGCTTCATCCATGTCCCATCGCCAGAAACGGTCAAAGTATCAGATTTCGTATTTTTGTAAGtatcttttttttctgttgtggctgcagaaaaaaaaattttcagcagtgGTTTTGACGTAAgagcaaattttttgtatgtaatCTAAGTAACTTGGTTTACTCAAAAAATTACTTGCTAGATCCATTAAACCGCANNNNNNNNNNNNNNNNNNNNNNNNNNNNNNNNNNNNNNNNNNNNNNNNNNNNNNNNNNNNNNNNNNNNNNNNNNNNNNNNNNNNNNNNNNNNNNNNNNNNatgataatattataattttgttatattataatagtctta
This Belonocnema kinseyi isolate 2016_QV_RU_SX_M_011 chromosome 3, B_treatae_v1, whole genome shotgun sequence DNA region includes the following protein-coding sequences:
- the LOC117169176 gene encoding uncharacterized protein LOC117169176, with translation MNDMGISVGPSAHEYARLQDSCRIARAEKKTEQQTKEARIQRRLERKEALDNEIAADNILYGAGIDDSL